The Hevea brasiliensis isolate MT/VB/25A 57/8 chromosome 1, ASM3005281v1, whole genome shotgun sequence genome has a window encoding:
- the LOC110672560 gene encoding uncharacterized protein LOC110672560, producing the protein MGKVVEKSKKKKKGRPSLLDLQKRTLKEQQQQQQQQQEHQQLKQNKNRNLSNSNSNNSAVHSSHNYNSATPTPLRRSTRRNPTPSSPEHDDDDDDTVELNGKRREKKLKLVLKLPSSEKSEPDSASLNSNGSESKGEEDKAKASYHKRRKINAIGGGSGFGLSEKGGKPVAGANPTNNVQDSGPSTPVPDKKLLLFILDRLQKKDTYGVFSEPVDPNELPDYHEVIEHPMDFGTVRKKLSSGVYTSLEQFEKDIFLICSNAMQYNAPDTIYFRQARSIQELAKKNFENLRQDSDDNEPEPKIVRRGRPPTKNFKKPVGRPSLEHAASAVALDGTLATAGESIIWSNNDLRKGPHVLDKSSLPDSYGRSHGSRNDGHLLTDNKFEKNDEGSMFKGNSMKHRKRQFVLDENRRNTYSQLSAGGREPSVLATFDAERKQLMAVGLLSEHGYARSLARFAANIGTIAWKISLKKIERSLPSGVMFGPGWVGENDIPPQRALLFPSNPQGLPSPSRLRRLPKDSCAVVASCSVELREKLSEKPENNASKNDIPQIHSAAEAPQLTNDLSLSASTSAPHAAASKSEPCMEREAAVEGFNSHGGFNILNSNTSMTRPRPPFQIHQSHQVHPGMNGFNGAYRFSLPAQMGKLVGAARLGTNFRPSLTDRVSTTNTNFVHASTENSLNSKNPKPSENSSAINSSGALPNSGNEEKVAPRSGHESRPSWQGSSPQPKPDSGLSTQQKSDSKPDSGLSTQQKSDSVPPDLNVRFQFPGSPSSSHVDSAQPDLALQL; encoded by the exons ATGGGTAAGGTAGTGGAGaagagcaagaagaagaagaaaggccgACCTTCTCTTTTAGATCTCCAGAAACGAACCCTCAAAGAACAacaacagcagcagcagcagcagcaagaACATCAACAACTCAAGCAAAATAAAAATCGAAACCTTTCTAATTCAAATTCCAATAATTCAGCCGTTCATTCTTCCCATAATTACAATTCTGCCACTCCTACTCCTCTTCGTCGATCCACCCGCCGCAACCCTACTCCCTCTTCTCCGGAACACGACGATGACGACGACGACACCGTTGAATTGAATGGGAAGCGCCGAGAGAAGAAGCTTAAGCTCGTCCTTAAGTTGCCTTCATCCGAAAAATCGGAGCCTGATTCGGCTTCGCTTAACTCTAATGGGTCAGAATCGAAAGGCGAGGAGGATAAAGCAAAGGCTTCGTATCACAAAAGGCGGAAAATCAATGCGATCGGTGGTGGATCTGGGTTTGGTCTCAGTGAAAAG GGAGGGAAGCCTGTTGCTGGCGCAAACCCCACAAATAATGTACAAG ATTCGGGACCCTCAACTCCTGTACCTGATAAAAAGCTATTACTGTTCATCCTTGATAGGCTTCAAAA GAAGGACACGTATGGTGTTTTTTCTGAACCAGTAGACCCAAATGAG CTTCCAGATTACCATGAAGTCATTGAGCATCCCATGGATTTTGGGACTGTCAGGAAGAAGCTTTCTAGTGGGGTTTATACCAGCTTGGAACAATTTGAG AAAGATATTTTCTTAATCTGTTCAAATGCGATGCAGTATAATGCCCCAGATACCATATATTTTAGACAG GCAAGATCTATACAAGAGCTGGCTAAAaagaattttgaaaatttaaggCAAGATAGTGATGATAATGAACCAGAACCTAAAATAGTGAGGAGAGGTAGACCACCAACCAAGAATTTTAAAAAACCAGTGGGCAGGCCTTCATTGGAGCATGCTGCTTCAGCAGTTGCCTTGGATGGAACTCTTGCAACTGCGGGAGAGAGCATCATCTGGTCCAATAATGATCTGAGAAAAGGACCTCATGTTTTAGACAAGTCTAGCTTGCCAGATTCATATGGACGATCTCATGGTTCTCGCAATGATGGTCATTTGTTGACTGACAACAAATTTGAAAAGAATGATGAAG GCTCTATGTTTAAAGGTAATTCAATGAAGCATAGAAAAAGACAATTTGTACTTGATGAGAACAGGCGTAACACATACAGCCAATTATCAGCTGGTGGACGGGAACCATCTGTGTTGGCTACTTTTGATGCAGAGAGGAAGCAGCTGATGGCT GTAGGGCTTCTGTCAGAGCATGGTTATGCAAGGAGCTTAGCTCGATTTGCCGCAAATATTGGCACCATTGCTTGGAAAATTTCTTTGAAAAAAATAGAGAGGTCTTTGCCATCTGGAGTTATGTTTGGCCCTGGATGGGTTGGGGAAAATGACATCCCACCACAGAGGGCATTGCTTTTTCCTTCAAACCCTCAAGGCCTGCCATCACCATCACGGCTTCGCAGACTTCCCAAAGATTCATGTGCTGTTGTCGCATCTTGCAGTGTTGAATTGAGAGAAAAACTGTCAGAAAAACCTGAAAATAATGCGAGCAAGAATGATATACCTCAAATTCACTCTGCCGCAGAGGCACCACAATTAACCAATGATCTTTCTCTATCTGCCTCAACATCTGCACCCCATGCGGCTGCTAGTAAATCTGAACCTTGCATGGAAAGAGAAGCAGCAGTTGAGGGATTTAACTCTCATGGGGGTTTTAACATCCTCAACAGCAACACAAGTATGACCAGGCCAAGGCCTCCCTTTCAGATTCATCAGAGCCATCAAGTTCACCCTGGCATGAATGGATTCAATGGCGCCTACAGGTTTAGTCTTCCAGCCCAGATGGGAAAACTAGTTGGAGCTGCCAGGCTTGGGACTAACTTTCGGCCATCCCTGACTGACAGAGTCTCTACTACTAATACTAACTTTGTCCATGCATCAACAGAAAACAGCCTGAACTCAAAAAATCCAAAGCCTTCAGAGAATTCCTCTGCAATAAATTCCAGTGGCGCACTACCAAATTCTGGGAACGAGGAAAAGGTGGCCCCAAGATCTGGACATGAATCCCGACCTTCATGGCAAGGATCATCACCACAGCCAAAACCAGATTCTGGGTTGTCAACGCAACAGAAATCAGATTCAAAACCAGATTCTGGGTTGTCAACGCAACAGAAATCAGATTCAGTCCCACCTGACCTGAATGTCAGATTTCAGTTTCCAGGTTCTCCTAGTTCTAGCCATGTTGATTCAGCACAGCCAGATTTAGCATTGCAGCTCTAA
- the LOC131183203 gene encoding cell wall protein IFF6-like, with protein sequence MQSQGIKEGDVLDVQRGPIEDNAAYKGHDRYVGTNEFRVKGTEEHLDIDDKIVREVVKWTMKEMSNTSNATSSPPTGGASSSRPSASGDSTVMGVSRGITSGMGIGYGRGIGSSRGIGSGRGNGSSKGIGCDRGSYSGRGIGFGKRNGSGRGSGSNIIDGVGMSSEASIRRPKVPNSGATTSSSQPGRSVEKMIISSRTVKHASEAISDLGFQPRVLR encoded by the exons ATGCAATCTCAGGGAATTAAAGAAGGGGATGTACTTGATGTACAGCGTGGGCCAATTGAAGATAATGCAGCATATAAGGGTCATGATAGGTATGTAGGTACAAATGAGTTTAGAGTTAAAGGCACTGAAGAGCACTTGGACATTGATGATAAAATAGTAAGGGAAGTAGTGAAGTGGACAATGAAGGAAATGAG CAACACAAGTAATGCAACATCATCACCACCAACTGGTGGTGCATCTAGTTCAAGGCCAAGCGCAAGTGGTGACTCAACTGTTATGGGTGTCAGTAGGGGAATAACTTCAGGCATGGGAATTGGTTATGGTAGGGGAATTGGTTCTAGTAGGGGTATTGGTTCTGGTAGGGGAAATGGTTCTAGCAAGGGAATTGGTTGTGATAGGGGAAGTTATTCTGGAAGGGGAATTGGTTTTGGCAAGAGAAATGGTTCTGGAAGGGGAAGTGGTTCTAATATAATTGATGGTGTTGGAATGTCAAGTGAAGCTTCTATTAGGAGACCAAAAGTTCCTAATTCTGGTGCTACAACTTCTTCAAGTCAA CCTGGGAGATCAGTTGAGAAAATGATCATTAGTAGTCGTACTGTTAAACATGCATCAGAAGCAATTAGTGACTTAGGATTCCAACCTAGAGTGTTGAGATGA